One window of Microcoleus vaginatus PCC 9802 genomic DNA carries:
- a CDS encoding calcium-binding protein, with product MTITPVSVDSAGNLGNRGSYNPSISADGRFVAFSSLASNIVPGDTNNSFDIFVRDTLTNTTTRVSVDSAGNQADRNSGSPSISADGRFVAFNSDASNIVAGDTNNTYDIFVRDTLTNTTTRLSVDSAGNPGNSNSTTPSISADGRFVAFSSLASNIVPGDTNSSYDIFVRDTLTNTTTRLCFDSANNQGNSGSGSPSISADGRFVAFSSFASNIVPGDTNSESHIFVRDTLTNTTTRVSLDSAGNQADRFYYNPSISADGRFVAFSSLASNIVPGDTNNSFDIFVRDTLTNTTTGVSVDSAGNPGNLQSGSPSISADGRFVAFSSNASNIVPGDTNNSRDIFVRDTLTNITTRVSVGLAGNQGNILSSSPSISADGRFVAFSSNASNIVPGDTNNTDDIFVVDTSRTPNVINGTDGNDNLTGTSGNDIINGLEGDDVLTGLRASDLLNGGDGNDILYGGKGSDTLNGGLGNDNLVGGAGNDVFVLGAGLGFDTISDFANSQDTIQLINGLTFGQLSISPGTNGTLIRVASSGEVLASLTGVAPNLLGSENFISL from the coding sequence ATGACCATTACTCCCGTCTCTGTAGACTCAGCAGGCAATCTGGGGAACCGTGGCTCCTATAACCCCTCCATCTCAGCCGACGGGCGGTTTGTGGCGTTTTCTTCTCTTGCCTCCAACATAGTGCCGGGGGATACTAACAATAGCTTCGACATCTTCGTGCGGGACACGCTTACCAATACCACCACCCGCGTCTCTGTAGACTCAGCAGGCAATCAGGCGGATCGTAACTCCGGCAGCCCCTCCATCTCAGCCGACGGGCGGTTTGTGGCGTTTAATTCTGATGCCTCCAACATAGTGGCGGGGGATACTAACAATACCTACGACATCTTCGTGCGGGACACGCTCACCAATACCACCACCCGCCTCTCTGTAGACTCAGCAGGCAATCCGGGGAACAGTAACTCCACAACCCCCTCCATCTCAGCCGACGGGAGGTTTGTGGCGTTTTCTTCTCTTGCCTCCAACATAGTGCCGGGGGATACTAACAGTAGCTACGACATCTTCGTGCGGGACACGCTCACCAATACCACCACCCGCCTCTGTTTTGACTCAGCAAACAATCAGGGGAACAGTGGCTCCGGCAGCCCCTCCATCTCAGCCGACGGGCGGTTTGTGGCGTTTTCTTCTTTTGCCTCCAACATAGTGCCGGGGGATACTAACAGTGAGTCACACATCTTCGTGCGGGACACGCTCACCAATACCACCACGCGCGTGTCATTAGACTCAGCAGGCAATCAGGCGGACCGTTTCTACTACAACCCCTCCATTTCCGCCGACGGGCGGTTTGTGGCGTTTTCTTCTCTTGCCTCCAACATAGTGCCGGGGGATACTAACAATAGCTTCGACATCTTCGTTCGGGACACGCTCACCAATACCACCACCGGCGTGTCAGTAGATTCAGCAGGCAATCCGGGGAACCTTCAGTCCGGCAGCCCCTCCATCTCAGCCGACGGGCGGTTTGTGGCGTTTTCTTCTAATGCCTCCAACATAGTGCCGGGTGATACTAACAATAGCCGAGACATCTTCGTGCGGGACACGCTCACCAATATCACCACTCGCGTCTCTGTAGGCTTAGCAGGCAATCAGGGGAACATTTTATCCAGCAGCCCCTCCATCTCAGCCGACGGGCGGTTTGTGGCGTTTTCTTCTAATGCCTCCAACATAGTGCCGGGGGATACTAACAATACAGACGACATTTTTGTTGTGGACACCAGCCGCACTCCAAACGTCATCAACGGCACGGACGGCAACGACAACCTGACTGGCACCAGTGGCAACGATATCATCAACGGTTTGGAAGGTGATGACGTGCTGACCGGTTTGCGGGCTTCGGATCTCTTAAATGGCGGCGACGGCAACGATATCCTTTATGGCGGCAAAGGTTCTGACACTCTCAACGGCGGTTTGGGCAACGATAATCTAGTCGGCGGCGCGGGCAACGATGTATTTGTTTTAGGTGCAGGGTTGGGATTTGATACAATCTCTGATTTCGCCAACTCTCAAGATACCATTCAATTAATCAATGGCTTGACCTTCGGACAGCTATCAATTTCCCCTGGAACTAACGGCACATTAATTAGAGTAGCCAGCAGCGGTGAAGTTTTAGCTTCTTTGACAGGCGTTGCTCCCAATCTCCTCGGTTCTGAAAATTTCATCTCTCTCTAG
- a CDS encoding serine/threonine protein kinase, with amino-acid sequence MASVSYCLNPKCPNPSDPANSGKSACIHCGSELLLQGRYRLVAPLGGGGFGRTFEVDDNGARRVLKVLLKEHPKAVELFKQEADVLVRLRHPGIPKVDRDGYFIFTPAHSTESFHCLVMEKIAGANLQDWLKHRGRPISQEQAVNWLKQLSEILDQVHRLNYFHRDIKPHNIMCKPNGQLVLIDFGTAREVSATYFAKVGQGQNVTGIVSPGYTPPEQTNGKAVPQSDFFALGRTFVYLLTGKPPTAFPENPRTGRLMWRKGAPQVSDAVANVIDYLMAPFPGNRPQSPQMVLQCLEEIKLDGAESQLPTQLPTTGQTKLRATAGASGAKKQSSINRLRPLNSGLNKTEKDVFDWKKKLLAGTAVLMVSIGASQIYGSLRYGVFPANPVWLLSTLPSTHLLQKSLNNAGSVNAIALSPNGQTLVSASSGTIRIWNLRTGREQTLKSVHSQKSVNTVAVSPDSSLLASGGDDNNVIIWDLKTGRRRRTIPAHKASVNAIAFSRDGQTLASGSDDKTVRLWNVRTGSRLRTLSGHAGGVNAIALSRDGKTLASGSDDKTLRLWNLSTGEVRRIITGHGGPVTAVAFSPNGKIVASASTDNMIRLSNVQDGKRTRTFKGHSGWVRTIAFSPDSRTLISGGGDIIVWDLKTGKERSTLPGHSQFVSSVAIGRDSKTFVSGSPDRTIKIWRMP; translated from the coding sequence GTGGCTTCTGTGAGTTATTGCCTCAATCCCAAATGCCCGAATCCCTCCGATCCAGCCAACTCTGGCAAATCCGCGTGTATCCACTGCGGGTCAGAACTTTTGTTGCAAGGTCGATATCGGCTAGTCGCGCCTCTCGGAGGCGGCGGCTTTGGCAGAACATTTGAAGTGGACGACAACGGCGCCCGAAGAGTGCTCAAAGTCCTCCTCAAAGAACATCCCAAAGCTGTAGAACTGTTTAAGCAAGAAGCCGACGTGTTGGTCAGGCTCAGACATCCAGGTATTCCAAAAGTCGATCGCGACGGTTATTTTATATTTACGCCCGCTCACAGCACAGAGTCTTTTCACTGTCTGGTGATGGAGAAAATTGCTGGGGCCAATTTGCAAGACTGGCTGAAACATCGGGGCCGCCCGATTAGCCAAGAACAAGCTGTGAACTGGCTCAAACAACTGTCGGAAATTTTAGACCAAGTTCACCGCCTCAACTATTTCCATCGCGATATCAAGCCGCACAATATTATGTGCAAGCCAAACGGGCAGTTAGTGCTGATTGACTTCGGGACTGCTCGGGAAGTGTCGGCGACTTATTTCGCTAAGGTGGGCCAGGGGCAAAATGTGACTGGTATTGTGTCCCCCGGCTACACGCCACCGGAACAAACTAATGGCAAGGCTGTTCCGCAGTCAGATTTTTTTGCTCTGGGGCGCACTTTTGTTTATTTGCTGACTGGAAAGCCCCCGACTGCGTTTCCAGAGAACCCGCGCACGGGCAGATTAATGTGGCGCAAAGGAGCTCCTCAGGTTTCCGACGCCGTGGCTAATGTAATCGATTATCTGATGGCGCCTTTTCCGGGAAATCGACCTCAAAGTCCGCAGATGGTTTTGCAGTGCTTGGAGGAAATTAAACTCGATGGCGCGGAAAGTCAGTTGCCGACTCAGTTGCCGACGACGGGGCAAACTAAACTTCGCGCAACTGCCGGGGCGTCTGGGGCGAAAAAGCAGAGTTCCATAAACCGCCTCAGACCTCTGAATTCGGGATTGAACAAGACCGAGAAAGATGTTTTTGATTGGAAAAAGAAGTTGCTGGCGGGTACCGCTGTTTTGATGGTGAGTATTGGCGCGTCTCAAATTTACGGTTCGCTGCGTTACGGGGTGTTTCCGGCAAACCCGGTGTGGCTGCTTTCTACTTTACCTAGCACTCATTTATTGCAAAAAAGTTTAAATAATGCCGGGAGTGTAAATGCGATCGCCCTGTCGCCTAACGGTCAAACTTTGGTGAGCGCAAGCTCTGGGACGATTAGAATTTGGAATCTCAGGACGGGACGGGAGCAGACTCTCAAGTCGGTGCATTCTCAAAAATCGGTCAATACGGTGGCGGTGAGTCCTGACAGCTCGCTTTTGGCCAGCGGGGGCGACGACAATAATGTGATTATCTGGGATTTGAAGACGGGGCGACGGAGACGGACGATTCCCGCTCACAAAGCCTCCGTCAACGCGATCGCTTTTAGTAGGGACGGTCAAACTCTCGCTAGCGGCAGCGATGACAAAACTGTTCGCTTGTGGAATGTCAGAACTGGCAGCAGGTTGCGGACGTTGAGCGGCCACGCCGGAGGAGTAAACGCGATCGCTTTGAGCCGGGACGGTAAAACTCTGGCTAGTGGCAGCGATGACAAGACTCTGCGTTTGTGGAATCTCAGCACCGGAGAAGTCAGAAGAATTATCACAGGGCACGGGGGCCCGGTTACTGCTGTGGCTTTTAGCCCGAACGGGAAAATTGTCGCTAGTGCTAGCACCGACAATATGATCCGTTTGTCGAACGTGCAAGACGGGAAGCGCACCCGCACTTTTAAAGGGCATTCGGGCTGGGTGAGGACGATCGCCTTTAGCCCGGACAGCCGCACTTTGATCAGCGGGGGCGGAGATATTATAGTTTGGGATTTGAAGACGGGAAAAGAAAGAAGCACTCTTCCTGGTCACAGTCAGTTTGTGAGTTCTGTTGCTATTGGCAGAGATAGCAAGACTTTTGTGAGCGGCAGTCCCGATCGCACTATTAAGATTTGGCGAATGCCATAG
- a CDS encoding transaldolase yields MAIYVDTAIVAEAARASKFGWIGGITTNPTLLAKSELSPEQTLKQLAQLIPGEVYYQLMASDVDGMVAEGKAAFELIGRQTVLKVPATAAGFQAVAHLSPEIPCAVTAIYSASQAVVSAEAGAKYAIAYVNRATRLLGDGFALVRDMANVLQRTNTEILAASIKSPEEAVKTLLAGAHHLTLPFDLLQAIAVHELSQQTVDEFAKNGRGI; encoded by the coding sequence ATGGCAATTTATGTGGATACTGCAATTGTAGCGGAAGCCGCACGGGCGAGCAAGTTCGGATGGATAGGGGGAATTACTACTAATCCGACACTTTTGGCAAAAAGCGAGTTATCTCCTGAGCAAACCCTTAAACAACTGGCACAACTGATTCCTGGGGAAGTGTATTATCAGCTAATGGCATCTGATGTTGATGGCATGGTAGCAGAAGGAAAAGCCGCTTTTGAGTTGATCGGGCGGCAAACAGTTTTGAAAGTTCCAGCAACGGCTGCGGGTTTCCAAGCAGTAGCGCATTTGTCACCGGAAATTCCTTGCGCGGTGACGGCGATATACAGCGCATCACAAGCAGTTGTCTCAGCAGAAGCGGGGGCTAAATATGCGATCGCCTACGTGAATCGCGCCACCCGACTCCTAGGAGACGGTTTTGCCTTAGTGCGGGATATGGCAAATGTGTTGCAGAGAACTAATACTGAGATTTTGGCAGCTAGCATTAAATCGCCCGAAGAAGCGGTGAAGACTTTATTAGCTGGAGCACATCATTTGACACTGCCTTTTGACCTGTTGCAAGCGATCGCAGTTCATGAATTATCGCAGCAAACAGTTGATGAATTTGCCAAAAACGGCCGGGGAATATGA